The proteins below are encoded in one region of Streptomyces spinoverrucosus:
- a CDS encoding cation:dicarboxylate symporter family transporter, with product MTAANPTPKRRTPARRDRTHYLYLAVLAAVIAGVTLGLAAPGAAVALKPLGTGFINLIQMMISPVIFCTIVLGVGSVTKAAKVGKVGGLALGYFLVMSTIALILGLTVGNLMEPGSGLHVTEEMSRAGREQAGDGAGEGPADFVLAAIPTSLLSALTEGEVLQTLLVALLVGFAVQAMGPVGAPVLRGVKHLERLVFRILAMIMWVAPVGVFGAMAAVVGATGLAALKSLALVILSFYATCAVFIIVLLGTLLRVVTGLSIFALLGYLGREFLLIMSTSNSETALPRLIAKMEHLGVSRPVVGITVPTGYSFNLDGTAIYLTLSSLFVAEATGRPLGLGQQISLLIFMIVASKGAAGVTGSGLATLASGLQAHRPDLVDGVGLIVGIDRFMSEARGLTNFAGNAVATLLIGHWTKEVDYQQVRAVLDGKLPFDESTLIDEVDTPTTPPGPPAQPAHAPARL from the coding sequence ATGACAGCCGCCAACCCCACACCGAAACGCCGCACGCCGGCTCGCCGGGACCGCACGCACTACCTGTATCTCGCGGTACTCGCCGCGGTGATCGCCGGTGTCACTCTGGGCCTGGCGGCACCTGGCGCCGCGGTTGCCCTGAAACCCCTGGGTACCGGGTTCATCAACCTGATCCAGATGATGATCAGCCCGGTGATCTTCTGCACGATCGTCCTCGGAGTCGGCTCCGTCACCAAGGCCGCCAAGGTCGGCAAGGTCGGAGGCCTGGCTCTGGGCTACTTCCTGGTCATGTCGACGATCGCCCTCATCCTGGGCCTGACCGTCGGAAACCTCATGGAGCCGGGCTCCGGCCTCCATGTGACCGAGGAGATGAGCAGAGCGGGCCGCGAACAGGCAGGCGACGGCGCCGGTGAAGGCCCCGCCGACTTCGTCCTGGCCGCCATCCCCACGTCCCTGCTGTCGGCTCTCACCGAAGGAGAGGTGCTGCAGACGCTTCTCGTCGCCCTGCTCGTCGGCTTCGCCGTGCAGGCCATGGGGCCCGTGGGCGCCCCGGTGCTTCGAGGCGTGAAGCACCTCGAGCGGCTCGTGTTCCGCATCCTGGCGATGATCATGTGGGTGGCGCCGGTGGGCGTCTTCGGCGCCATGGCCGCCGTCGTAGGGGCCACCGGCCTGGCCGCCCTCAAGAGCCTGGCCCTGGTCATCCTCAGCTTCTACGCAACGTGCGCGGTCTTCATCATCGTGCTGCTGGGGACCCTGCTCCGCGTGGTCACCGGCCTGAGCATCTTCGCCCTCCTCGGGTACCTGGGCAGGGAGTTCCTCCTGATCATGTCGACCTCCAACTCGGAGACGGCACTGCCGCGCCTCATCGCCAAGATGGAGCACCTGGGTGTCAGTCGCCCCGTCGTCGGTATCACCGTGCCGACCGGCTACTCCTTCAACCTCGACGGCACCGCGATCTATCTGACCCTCTCGTCGCTCTTCGTCGCCGAGGCGACGGGCCGCCCGCTGGGCCTGGGGCAGCAGATCTCCCTGCTCATTTTCATGATCGTGGCCTCCAAGGGAGCCGCCGGCGTCACCGGCTCCGGCCTGGCCACGCTGGCCAGCGGTCTCCAGGCGCACCGACCGGACCTCGTCGACGGGGTGGGCCTGATCGTGGGTATCGACCGCTTCATGTCCGAAGCCCGTGGGCTCACCAATTTCGCCGGCAATGCCGTGGCCACTCTGCTCATCGGGCACTGGACCAAGGAAGTCGACTACCAGCAGGTCCGTGCCGTCCTGGACGGCAAGCTGCCGTTCGACGAGAGCACGCTCATTGACGAGGTGGACACTCCCACCACGCCCCCCGGCCCGCCCGCGCAACCCGCACACGCGCCGGCGCGGCTGTGA